A genome region from Leptospira langatensis includes the following:
- a CDS encoding bile acid:sodium symporter family protein: MQFGVVEKALLPTLLAIVMLGMGFGLAISDFRRIFTTPLQTLVGTLGHFVIMPLAAYVVVLLLGLEYELALGVILVGSCPSGTTSNLINYLAKGDVALAVVITSLSTLLCPILTPIIVTFFGSLLDSSGGKVMEISFLEMLKTVIVIIVVPITIGMSVKHRFPNFAKQIEKPYKIFSILFLVFVVVFVTYKNREEFWNMVALVGFAVILHNTFGFVVGYLVPKLLRLGERQSRTISIEVAIQNTTLGMTLAIQFFGPKVALPSAIFSIWMYITGLIMALVWSRVLPLREEKTA; encoded by the coding sequence ATGCAGTTCGGCGTAGTAGAAAAAGCATTATTACCTACTCTCTTAGCCATCGTTATGCTGGGAATGGGATTCGGCCTGGCAATCTCCGATTTCAGGAGGATCTTCACAACCCCCTTACAAACGTTAGTTGGGACTTTGGGGCATTTTGTGATTATGCCCTTGGCAGCATATGTAGTGGTCCTTCTGCTTGGGCTCGAGTATGAGTTGGCATTGGGAGTGATCCTCGTCGGTTCTTGTCCGAGTGGTACTACTTCGAATCTGATCAACTATCTGGCAAAAGGAGATGTGGCTCTTGCAGTTGTGATCACTTCTCTTTCTACTTTGCTTTGTCCGATCCTGACCCCGATCATCGTGACTTTTTTCGGTTCTCTTTTGGATTCTTCCGGAGGGAAGGTGATGGAGATCTCTTTCTTAGAGATGTTGAAGACTGTGATCGTGATCATAGTTGTCCCCATCACAATAGGAATGAGTGTGAAGCATAGATTTCCGAATTTTGCGAAGCAAATAGAAAAACCGTACAAGATCTTTTCCATCCTATTCTTGGTCTTTGTAGTGGTATTCGTTACTTATAAGAATAGAGAAGAATTCTGGAATATGGTGGCTCTTGTAGGATTTGCGGTGATCCTGCATAATACATTCGGGTTCGTCGTGGGATATTTGGTGCCTAAGCTTCTTCGTTTGGGAGAGAGGCAATCTCGCACGATCTCCATCGAGGTTGCGATCCAGAATACGACTTTGGGAATGACTCTTGCGATCCAATTCTTCGGGCCCAAGGTGGCTTTGCCTTCTGCGATCTTCAGTATCTGGATGTACATCACCGGACTCATCATGGCATTGGTATGGTCCAGGGTATTGCCTCTTCGGGAAGAAAAGACAGCCTAA
- a CDS encoding LytR/AlgR family response regulator transcription factor, producing MRILIVEDDLLSARCLEILAKEFLGERNHSISYIQDLESAQSFIRENNLDLLFLDINLQGKTGFRLLESESKSFFQTIIVSSERDNAVKAFEFSALDFLPKPITRERFRVAMERFLSFPSSSFLPKGIVLKKEEGIDLIEPEEILFARSERNYARIFTKNGKVEKVRKTLDQLQKELEVHGFYRAHRSYLVRLEEVRKILFNGPSSYRLLLAADHNIPVSRSQGPKLLSIFKNSNTKVLGLP from the coding sequence ATGCGGATCCTAATCGTAGAAGACGACCTTTTGTCTGCCCGTTGTTTGGAAATTTTAGCCAAAGAATTTCTAGGAGAACGAAATCATTCTATCTCTTACATCCAAGATCTAGAGTCCGCTCAGTCTTTTATCCGAGAGAACAATTTGGACCTTCTGTTTCTGGATATCAATCTACAAGGGAAGACAGGCTTCCGATTACTGGAATCCGAAAGCAAAAGTTTCTTTCAGACCATCATCGTTTCCTCCGAGAGAGACAATGCAGTCAAGGCGTTCGAATTCTCCGCTTTGGATTTTTTGCCCAAACCGATCACAAGAGAAAGATTTAGAGTGGCTATGGAAAGATTCTTATCCTTCCCCTCGAGCTCCTTTTTACCGAAAGGGATCGTTTTAAAAAAAGAAGAAGGGATCGATCTCATTGAACCCGAAGAGATCCTATTTGCGAGATCCGAAAGGAACTATGCCAGGATCTTTACCAAGAACGGAAAAGTGGAGAAGGTCAGAAAGACCTTGGACCAACTCCAGAAAGAATTGGAAGTCCACGGATTCTATCGAGCCCACCGAAGCTATCTAGTCCGTTTAGAAGAAGTAAGAAAGATACTATTCAATGGTCCTTCGTCGTATCGTCTATTGTTAGCAGCGGATCATAACATTCCCGTAAGTAGATCCCAAGGTCCGAAACTTCTTTCTATATTCAAAAACTCGAATACTAAGGTTCTCGGTTTACCATGA
- a CDS encoding sodium:solute symporter family protein, with the protein MFSLIDWILILAYILFAFSIGILLSSKAGESLSSYFVADRKLPWWWLGTSMVATTFAADTPLVITGMVALDGVSGNWLWWSWAIGYLIITVFFAASWRRAEVLTDVEFVELRYSGRGAAVLRASKAFFLSILFNSIILGWVFKAMSKITAPFLDWSVILGRDTFASIQSVWPGFLLLGDLNTTLTVLVLFSVVVFYSSMGGIQGVILTDLFQFALGIIGAVVFAIFAVEYVGGLQGLYSKLESIYPGRSESIVSFWPRFGEGEQGLPIQVFLIFIGVQWWIQYHSDGSGYLAQRLHTAKTPKDAELGSLWFNIANFILRTWPWVLTGLVCLVVFPLDQADQFRPEGILVQSDREAAYPVLMKVVLPAGVLGLVFVSLMAAFMSTADTHINWGASYLVNDLYLRFVKPNAENKETVLAGRIAVVLMAAIAVLVAAQMQSIGSAWKFFLAMASGLGLPQILRWIWWRANAWTELSGMATALILSLVLYPSFPEVRSDYLLFWTAMGSVIVSIAVTFLTPPVSDNVLDSFVKRLHPFGFWGKWGGEGARRAFYQRVKIWLLSIVSLYAALFGTGYLLRLDIGRGSVYLLVSVASGWIVLKLWKKKD; encoded by the coding sequence ATTTTTTCTCTCATCGATTGGATACTCATCCTCGCTTATATTCTGTTCGCATTCTCTATAGGGATCCTCCTTTCCTCAAAGGCGGGAGAAAGCCTAAGTTCCTATTTCGTTGCGGATAGAAAACTTCCCTGGTGGTGGCTTGGGACTTCTATGGTGGCGACCACGTTCGCCGCAGACACTCCTCTGGTGATCACAGGAATGGTGGCCTTGGACGGTGTGAGCGGGAACTGGCTCTGGTGGAGTTGGGCCATCGGATACTTGATCATCACTGTGTTCTTCGCTGCTTCTTGGAGAAGGGCAGAAGTTCTCACGGATGTAGAGTTCGTGGAGCTGAGATATTCTGGCCGCGGAGCGGCAGTGCTTCGTGCCTCCAAAGCATTCTTCTTAAGTATCTTATTCAATTCCATTATCTTGGGCTGGGTATTCAAGGCGATGTCCAAGATTACCGCTCCCTTCTTGGATTGGAGTGTTATTCTAGGACGAGATACATTCGCATCCATACAATCGGTTTGGCCGGGCTTTCTTCTATTAGGGGATTTGAATACTACTCTCACGGTTCTAGTATTATTCTCCGTAGTAGTTTTCTATAGTAGTATGGGAGGGATCCAGGGAGTCATTCTCACGGATCTATTCCAATTCGCATTGGGAATTATCGGCGCAGTTGTGTTTGCGATATTCGCTGTGGAGTATGTAGGAGGACTACAGGGATTGTATTCCAAATTGGAATCCATCTATCCGGGAAGATCGGAATCTATCGTATCTTTTTGGCCCAGATTCGGCGAAGGGGAGCAAGGACTTCCAATTCAAGTTTTTCTAATATTCATAGGAGTGCAGTGGTGGATCCAATATCATTCCGACGGTTCCGGTTATCTCGCTCAAAGATTGCATACCGCCAAGACTCCCAAGGATGCAGAGTTGGGTTCTCTTTGGTTCAATATAGCTAATTTTATTTTACGCACTTGGCCTTGGGTCCTGACGGGTCTTGTTTGTTTGGTGGTCTTTCCTTTGGATCAGGCGGATCAATTCCGTCCCGAAGGTATATTAGTACAATCTGATAGAGAGGCCGCCTATCCCGTCTTAATGAAAGTGGTGCTTCCTGCGGGAGTATTGGGACTCGTGTTCGTGAGCCTGATGGCGGCATTCATGTCCACCGCGGATACTCATATCAACTGGGGAGCCAGTTACTTGGTGAATGATCTCTATCTTAGATTCGTAAAACCGAATGCGGAGAATAAAGAGACAGTTCTTGCAGGTAGGATCGCTGTCGTTCTCATGGCGGCAATCGCGGTACTTGTTGCGGCGCAGATGCAATCCATAGGCTCTGCCTGGAAGTTCTTCTTGGCTATGGCATCCGGACTCGGATTGCCACAGATCCTAAGATGGATCTGGTGGAGAGCCAATGCTTGGACGGAATTGTCCGGAATGGCAACCGCTCTTATTCTTTCCTTGGTTTTGTATCCGAGCTTTCCGGAGGTTCGATCCGATTATCTTCTTTTCTGGACGGCTATGGGAAGTGTCATCGTTTCTATCGCAGTTACTTTTCTGACTCCTCCGGTGTCGGATAACGTTCTGGATTCCTTCGTAAAAAGACTACATCCGTTCGGCTTCTGGGGAAAATGGGGCGGAGAAGGAGCAAGACGCGCTTTTTACCAAAGAGTCAAGATCTGGCTTTTATCCATTGTTTCCTTATATGCGGCACTCTTCGGAACGGGATATCTTCTGCGTTTGGATATTGGGCGTGGGTCGGTTTATCTGCTCGTCTCCGTCGCTTCCGGATGGATCGTACTAAAACTTTGGAAGAAGAAGGATTAA
- a CDS encoding spiro-SPASM protein yields the protein MKFPPQAVVFYLKENQVSETGFLTHQEFLIYFANTLRKLSGVIKGIPVYSNLWLGSKEEGEKISREEGYTSLKILKASSEPDLFSKIAEELPASRTGDAEWDETSFLVFDGLAPLLDPSLTAELVRRHDKYLAQYSYSENLPPGIVPRILSREFVRSLPQNYEGGTQEFLAKNINHYDTEIFYSSPDLRQWRLDFSLSDLRSKRFVSSFLQEKQDWKYEEFQSFLVSHPEVFRSAPSYYEIELHRGCEYQCVFCPRQNLKPEEDNQSLDPEILDSILSQAEKEFGSSYSVCFGGLGEPTLHPKFAEILQRTISSPHLKELFIESALYGNLDGLKKGILSISEEDRKKISLVVNLTTRDKRNYAKLYGKDNLEEVLKNLEAISQILPKSSIYLQFLKIQEVDPELDSWYEETQKAGYEIILQKYNSYSGKLAQRRASDLTPLGRDFCWHIARDMYINANGEVSICKQTPASSPNSLGNLRSESLVAIWKKGNPLFSLSAEGKHGEIPAPCLSCDEWYTFNA from the coding sequence ATGAAATTCCCTCCCCAAGCAGTCGTTTTCTATCTGAAAGAAAATCAAGTATCGGAGACTGGGTTCCTAACTCATCAAGAATTCTTAATATACTTTGCGAATACTCTTAGAAAACTATCGGGAGTAATCAAGGGCATTCCTGTTTATTCCAATCTTTGGCTTGGTTCAAAAGAAGAAGGAGAAAAGATCTCCCGAGAAGAAGGCTACACTTCGCTTAAGATCCTAAAGGCAAGCTCCGAGCCGGATCTTTTCTCAAAGATTGCAGAAGAATTGCCGGCCTCTAGAACAGGAGATGCGGAATGGGATGAGACCAGTTTTCTGGTTTTTGACGGATTGGCTCCGCTTTTGGATCCTTCCCTTACCGCAGAACTAGTTCGTCGTCATGATAAATATTTAGCTCAGTATTCTTATTCCGAGAATCTTCCTCCGGGTATCGTGCCCAGAATTCTATCCAGAGAGTTTGTAAGGAGTCTTCCTCAGAACTACGAGGGAGGGACACAGGAATTCTTGGCCAAGAATATCAATCATTATGATACCGAGATCTTTTATTCTTCTCCGGATCTAAGACAATGGAGATTGGATTTTTCCTTATCCGATCTTCGTTCTAAGAGATTCGTTTCTTCCTTCTTACAGGAAAAACAGGATTGGAAGTACGAGGAATTCCAATCCTTCCTGGTATCTCATCCGGAAGTATTTCGATCCGCGCCCAGCTATTATGAAATAGAACTGCACCGAGGCTGCGAATACCAATGCGTGTTCTGCCCGAGACAAAACTTAAAACCGGAAGAAGACAATCAGTCTTTAGATCCCGAGATCTTAGATTCCATTCTTTCACAAGCGGAGAAGGAGTTTGGATCCTCCTACAGTGTTTGCTTCGGAGGATTGGGAGAACCTACTCTTCATCCAAAGTTTGCCGAAATATTGCAGAGAACGATCTCTTCTCCCCATCTGAAAGAACTGTTTATCGAATCCGCACTCTATGGGAACCTGGACGGTTTAAAAAAAGGGATCCTTTCTATCTCGGAAGAAGATCGCAAGAAGATCAGCTTGGTTGTGAACCTGACTACAAGAGACAAACGGAATTACGCAAAACTCTACGGAAAAGACAACTTAGAAGAAGTCCTGAAAAACCTGGAAGCAATCTCTCAAATCCTGCCTAAGTCCTCCATTTATCTGCAATTCCTGAAGATCCAAGAAGTGGATCCGGAACTGGATTCCTGGTATGAGGAAACCCAAAAAGCAGGATATGAAATTATATTACAAAAATATAATTCCTACTCCGGCAAATTGGCCCAACGAAGGGCCTCAGACCTCACACCTTTAGGTCGGGACTTTTGCTGGCATATTGCCAGAGACATGTATATAAACGCAAACGGAGAAGTTTCCATATGCAAACAAACTCCTGCTTCCTCTCCGAATAGCTTAGGAAACCTAAGGTCCGAGTCCTTGGTTGCCATATGGAAAAAAGGAAATCCTCTCTTCTCCTTATCCGCCGAAGGAAAACACGGAGAGATCCCCGCACCCTGCCTTTCCTGCGATGAGTGGTATACATTCAACGCATAG
- a CDS encoding pectin acetylesterase-family hydrolase: protein MKDVKRIWIRASVLALLCIAWACAPDGKTNNNEELALLSGLVDEKQPNFSTANKAGEMQSQNALDDLTGLVYGSYDVIYIPGAVCSDGSPYKIFVDRADGILDWILGNSSRLLVYFEPGGACWDYASCTGQTGIRGAANPNGIPDNYMNFGDFIDPNKPGGSPNAAISPIVLKNNPTGQNVKTSSWNKVFIPYCTGDVYAGNKVVTYTDPTGQNPPVTYRHVGATNMELVVNWLKANFNKPKEMMVSGCSAGGTGSLINYHFIRKALTPSMSYLLNDSGPIFPAPGYGNQWPLQQKIRDAWNTDYFVNKAQADFSGIDIKSDYGKISEALAQKYPKDKLAITLFRRDANYSMYSYARFYGLDENNPADKEYIISTLWAQDIENLKAQYDRYSNLEYFIPYYRSINESHCTSIVEFTGTEIGNTGIDLGTFITNYLLGSSTFQSFFEAVNPDDANVTDFWFALVNLLL from the coding sequence ATGAAAGATGTGAAGAGAATTTGGATCCGAGCATCGGTCTTAGCGCTATTGTGTATCGCTTGGGCCTGTGCGCCGGATGGCAAAACGAATAATAACGAAGAGCTGGCATTATTGTCCGGCTTAGTCGACGAGAAGCAACCTAATTTCTCTACGGCAAATAAAGCCGGAGAAATGCAATCGCAAAACGCGTTAGACGATCTCACTGGTCTAGTCTACGGTTCTTACGATGTGATCTATATTCCTGGTGCGGTTTGCAGCGACGGATCTCCTTATAAGATCTTCGTAGATCGTGCGGATGGCATCCTGGATTGGATCTTGGGAAATTCCAGTAGATTGCTGGTCTACTTCGAGCCTGGAGGAGCCTGCTGGGATTACGCAAGCTGCACCGGCCAGACCGGGATCAGAGGAGCCGCAAATCCGAACGGTATTCCCGATAATTATATGAACTTCGGGGACTTTATCGATCCGAACAAACCGGGAGGAAGTCCGAACGCAGCTATTTCGCCTATTGTTCTTAAGAACAACCCTACCGGACAGAATGTGAAGACTTCTTCTTGGAATAAGGTGTTTATTCCGTATTGCACTGGAGATGTATACGCAGGAAATAAGGTCGTCACATATACGGATCCTACCGGGCAAAACCCGCCTGTCACGTACAGACATGTGGGCGCTACTAATATGGAATTGGTTGTGAATTGGCTAAAGGCGAACTTCAACAAGCCGAAAGAGATGATGGTATCCGGTTGCAGCGCCGGAGGGACAGGCTCTCTGATCAACTATCACTTCATTAGAAAAGCTTTAACTCCTAGCATGAGCTATCTACTGAACGACTCAGGCCCTATCTTTCCTGCTCCGGGATATGGTAACCAGTGGCCTCTGCAACAAAAGATCAGAGATGCTTGGAATACGGACTATTTTGTGAACAAGGCTCAGGCGGATTTTTCCGGTATCGATATCAAGTCGGATTATGGAAAGATCAGCGAAGCGCTAGCTCAGAAATATCCTAAGGATAAATTGGCGATCACGCTCTTCCGTAGGGACGCGAATTATTCCATGTATTCCTATGCCAGATTCTACGGCTTGGATGAGAATAATCCCGCAGACAAGGAATATATCATCTCAACCTTATGGGCCCAGGATATTGAGAATTTGAAGGCTCAGTATGATCGATATTCCAACCTGGAGTATTTCATTCCATATTATAGAAGCATTAATGAAAGCCATTGTACTTCTATCGTGGAATTTACAGGAACGGAGATCGGAAATACGGGGATAGACCTAGGCACGTTCATCACGAACTACCTATTGGGAAGCTCCACCTTCCAAAGCTTCTTCGAAGCTGTGAACCCAGACGATGCAAATGTGACCGATTTCTGGTTCGCATTAGTTAACCTTCTTCTCTAA
- a CDS encoding sensor histidine kinase translates to MKNLCVTFRARSKSFLLFMRKHFQILEELKRNEEFIRSAYFEVYLIFRYLFPFLCIAYIPFAILDWRDFSRDYTNLPLVIYNSIFLPGCLLFTILLNFPILRHDFKTRKWITIAATTFLTFSGTAMNLIIFKFGTDLSLFAFTQLGIAVLLRYPDKTKTLIYMLNYAVFLFCMFYLDLASSFLVQNFSFMLIMTVLMDRISFLTKVNSFHKEQSIRELNRKLVMESAKKSEILRIAIHDLKSPVTGILSLVGLYTREPSPVLSSNRPSKSYVEPPEVLDHIDRTSRKILESIEDILYLASSSLESETIEGGNQTLNPELLLRSVASNLEFLFSSKHIRIEDELSGYPFSFYANPQMLYRVFDNILSNAAKFSPLGSRILLSSKLMETKEDNVLLIYIEDSGPGFQPQDEKDMFREFSILSAKPTGSESSSGIGLALAKKLLDRMGIRIRLSNSDRTEGAQVLLEFPQSKAK, encoded by the coding sequence ATGAAGAACCTATGCGTCACATTCAGAGCCAGATCCAAGAGTTTTCTCTTATTCATGAGGAAACATTTTCAGATCTTAGAAGAACTTAAGCGAAACGAAGAGTTCATCCGCTCCGCATACTTCGAAGTATATTTGATATTCAGATATCTTTTCCCGTTCTTATGTATCGCTTATATTCCGTTTGCGATCCTGGATTGGAGGGATTTTTCGAGAGATTATACAAATCTTCCTTTGGTAATCTATAATTCCATCTTTCTTCCCGGATGTTTACTTTTTACGATCCTTCTGAATTTTCCCATTCTTAGGCACGATTTTAAGACCAGAAAATGGATCACGATAGCAGCAACGACCTTCTTGACATTCAGCGGAACTGCAATGAACCTGATCATCTTCAAGTTCGGCACGGATCTTTCCTTATTCGCATTCACCCAACTCGGGATCGCAGTGCTTCTTCGTTATCCTGATAAGACAAAAACCCTGATCTACATGCTGAACTATGCAGTCTTCTTGTTTTGTATGTTCTATCTGGATCTGGCTTCTTCTTTCTTGGTCCAGAATTTTTCTTTCATGCTCATTATGACGGTTCTTATGGATAGGATCAGTTTTTTAACCAAGGTGAATTCTTTTCATAAGGAACAATCCATCCGAGAGCTGAACAGAAAACTGGTCATGGAATCCGCAAAAAAATCGGAGATCCTAAGAATTGCGATCCATGATCTAAAAAGCCCCGTTACAGGGATCCTAAGCTTAGTGGGTTTATATACAAGAGAACCGAGCCCCGTATTATCTTCGAATCGCCCGAGTAAATCCTATGTGGAACCACCCGAAGTATTGGATCATATCGATCGGACTTCTAGAAAGATCCTGGAGTCTATCGAGGATATACTGTATCTGGCTTCTTCTTCTCTCGAAAGCGAAACGATAGAAGGAGGAAATCAAACTCTTAATCCTGAGCTCCTGCTTCGTTCCGTAGCTTCTAATCTGGAATTCCTTTTCTCCTCGAAGCATATACGGATAGAAGACGAACTTTCCGGTTATCCGTTTTCCTTCTACGCAAACCCTCAGATGTTATATCGGGTGTTCGACAATATACTCAGTAATGCGGCCAAATTCTCCCCTTTAGGCTCTCGCATCCTTCTTTCCAGCAAACTCATGGAAACGAAAGAAGATAATGTTTTACTAATATATATAGAAGATTCCGGCCCAGGATTCCAACCCCAAGACGAAAAAGATATGTTCAGAGAATTTTCCATTCTCTCGGCGAAGCCCACCGGCTCCGAATCCTCCAGCGGGATCGGATTGGCTCTCGCCAAAAAACTTTTGGATCGGATGGGGATCCGGATCCGACTGAGCAATTCCGATCGCACGGAAGGCGCTCAGGTTCTTTTAGAATTCCCGCAATCAAAAGCGAAATAG
- a CDS encoding putative peptidyl-prolyl cis-trans isomerase, with amino-acid sequence MIASAVFLGIVSAPRSAYSAESINRIIATVGSQSISELDYDDAQEKYSKLSRFLKNEDMRKTLRTRIIDFLIDRAVVDSISEEESIQVNEKRLDSEIDKRMEMMGVSSRKQFEKAIEGSSGMTYDLWYSELPYQIKRTQLMQYKVPNIPPTEKDIRAWYNQNRDKVGFEIQFRQIVVAPANDSISEESRIHKEAADIRKSVQADPSSFSLVAGSARNNDPTLRARKGLVDWVSSFELFKTSRSVAAAASAVQVGGISDVFRDERKRYCIIKVEGKRPTPIDNVRQGIGNLLMREKEEDNFHKWVKDQRSHVPIQIFDDAYKKENKIPEYHETFILD; translated from the coding sequence CTGATTGCAAGCGCAGTCTTTCTAGGGATCGTTTCTGCGCCTCGCTCCGCATACTCCGCTGAAAGCATCAATCGGATCATCGCCACTGTCGGGAGCCAATCCATCAGCGAATTGGATTACGACGACGCCCAAGAGAAATATTCAAAACTCTCACGCTTCCTAAAGAACGAAGACATGAGAAAAACACTGCGTACCCGGATCATAGACTTTCTGATCGATCGCGCGGTTGTAGACTCCATCTCGGAAGAAGAGTCCATCCAAGTAAACGAGAAGCGTTTAGATAGCGAGATCGACAAGAGAATGGAAATGATGGGCGTGAGTTCCCGCAAGCAATTCGAAAAGGCGATCGAAGGAAGTTCCGGAATGACCTATGATCTTTGGTATTCCGAGCTCCCATATCAGATCAAGAGAACCCAGCTCATGCAGTACAAGGTTCCGAATATTCCTCCCACCGAAAAGGATATCCGAGCCTGGTACAACCAAAACAGGGACAAGGTGGGATTCGAGATCCAGTTCAGACAGATCGTAGTGGCTCCTGCAAACGATTCCATCTCGGAAGAATCCAGAATTCATAAAGAAGCCGCGGATATTCGCAAATCAGTGCAAGCAGATCCCTCGTCTTTCAGTTTAGTGGCAGGTTCTGCCAGAAATAATGATCCTACATTGAGAGCCAGAAAGGGGCTCGTAGATTGGGTTTCTTCCTTCGAATTATTCAAGACCAGTCGATCCGTGGCCGCCGCCGCCTCTGCCGTTCAAGTAGGCGGGATCTCGGACGTATTCCGGGATGAAAGAAAGAGATACTGTATCATAAAAGTAGAAGGCAAAAGGCCAACCCCCATAGACAACGTAAGACAGGGGATCGGCAACCTTCTCATGAGAGAAAAAGAAGAAGATAATTTCCATAAATGGGTGAAAGACCAAAGATCTCATGTTCCGATCCAGATTTTTGACGATGCTTATAAAAAGGAAAATAAGATCCCGGAATACCACGAGACCTTTATCCTAGATTAA
- a CDS encoding aspartate kinase, translating into MANIIVQKYGGTSVGTPERIQNVARRIKRYHDQGNHVVVVVSAMGHTTDELVDLADKITKNPPKREMDMLLSTGEQVSISLLAMALWDIGVPAKSFTGSQVRMITDGNFSNAKIQSVDRDRIDRALNDNNVVIVAGFQGIDQDENITTLGRGGSDTSAVALAAVLGAKECEIYTDVDGVYTADPRVVPQASKHAQITYEEMLELASLGAGVLHSRSVELGMNYDVVIHVRSSFNDNPGTLVVNEEKIMEKLKVSGVTAKNDQARITIADVPDKPGLAAVLFGELSSKDILVDVIVQSSPYNGRNTISFTVPKKDLVQALPILESFSQSQGAKKPDINEEISIVSAVGIGMKSHVGVAAQMFQALAEKEINIEMISTSEIKISCVIQRSHAETAVNRIHETFGLSKNG; encoded by the coding sequence ATGGCAAACATAATCGTCCAAAAGTACGGCGGTACGTCCGTAGGAACTCCCGAGCGCATTCAAAACGTTGCCCGCAGGATCAAACGTTATCATGACCAAGGAAATCATGTGGTCGTCGTTGTGTCCGCAATGGGCCATACGACCGACGAACTAGTGGATCTTGCAGACAAGATCACGAAAAATCCTCCCAAGAGAGAAATGGACATGCTTCTTTCTACCGGAGAACAGGTTTCTATTTCATTACTCGCAATGGCACTTTGGGACATCGGGGTCCCAGCCAAGTCCTTCACGGGATCCCAGGTCCGAATGATCACGGACGGGAACTTCTCCAATGCAAAGATCCAAAGCGTGGATCGGGACAGGATCGATAGGGCCCTAAACGACAATAATGTAGTCATCGTTGCCGGCTTCCAAGGGATAGACCAGGACGAGAATATCACTACTTTGGGAAGAGGTGGTTCGGATACTTCCGCAGTAGCGTTAGCTGCCGTTCTAGGCGCAAAAGAATGCGAGATCTATACCGATGTAGATGGCGTTTATACTGCGGACCCAAGAGTAGTTCCCCAAGCTAGCAAACATGCTCAAATCACTTATGAAGAAATGTTGGAACTCGCAAGCCTAGGCGCCGGAGTACTTCATTCAAGAAGCGTGGAATTAGGAATGAATTACGATGTGGTGATCCATGTCCGTTCCAGCTTCAACGATAATCCCGGAACATTGGTTGTGAACGAGGAAAAGATCATGGAAAAATTAAAAGTAAGCGGAGTCACCGCAAAGAACGACCAAGCTCGTATCACGATCGCGGATGTTCCGGACAAACCGGGCCTAGCTGCCGTCCTTTTCGGAGAATTAAGTTCCAAAGATATTCTTGTGGATGTGATCGTTCAATCTTCTCCTTATAATGGAAGGAACACCATCTCCTTTACCGTTCCTAAAAAAGATCTGGTCCAAGCACTTCCAATCCTGGAGTCATTCTCCCAGTCCCAAGGAGCAAAGAAGCCGGATATCAACGAAGAGATCTCCATCGTTTCTGCGGTAGGGATCGGGATGAAATCCCACGTTGGAGTTGCGGCTCAAATGTTCCAGGCTCTTGCAGAAAAGGAGATCAATATAGAGATGATCTCCACTTCCGAGATCAAGATCTCCTGTGTGATCCAAAGATCTCATGCGGAAACTGCAGTAAACCGCATCCACGAGACCTTCGGACTCTCGAAAAACGGTTGA